The following proteins are encoded in a genomic region of Thermocladium sp. ECH_B:
- a CDS encoding protein kinase, with amino-acid sequence MKPNFREIRRYPLVEPFASAIIAEDEETGELMYYLVEQSLTKKENEVYNTIYKLVMMELPPPADIKKLENPRNVLSREIKRILDRYRGLIRGTKIDLNKMAYHMEKDLLGFGPIDAIMKDENIEDISADGVGAPIFIFHKDYETIPTNIVPMDAQALDDFVSKLIHMAGKHVSVAAPIVDAQLPDGSRIAITYKQEVSPGGSTFTIRKFKATPITFTQLIQSHNISPEIAAYFWLMLDNHKSFLVLGVTGAGKTTFLNAMATFLRPNLKIITVEEVPEVRLPHKNWIRLTPRLSFGPEKTNEVTLFDLVKATLRMRPDYLIVGEVRGEETYVLFQAVNTGHGGVSTMHAEDFTAAINRLTSPPMNVPKAYIPAMNIFVMVRRVRVGERLTRRVTEVGEVQSADEVRTVFRWDPKNDVHVLSGQSFLLREIAETTGQDEEELEEELRRRTRVINWMVEKNMMDLHEVARMIERYYTKPEKVLAEVEGIAEVETT; translated from the coding sequence ATGAAGCCTAATTTCAGGGAGATAAGGAGGTATCCCCTAGTTGAGCCATTTGCCAGCGCGATAATTGCCGAGGATGAAGAGACCGGGGAACTAATGTATTACCTCGTCGAGCAATCCTTAACTAAGAAGGAAAACGAGGTCTATAATACAATATATAAATTAGTAATGATGGAGTTACCTCCTCCAGCCGATATAAAGAAGCTGGAGAATCCACGTAATGTATTGAGCAGAGAAATAAAGAGGATACTTGATAGGTATAGGGGATTAATTAGAGGAACCAAGATAGATCTAAACAAGATGGCGTATCACATGGAGAAGGATCTACTTGGTTTTGGCCCCATAGATGCAATAATGAAGGATGAGAACATAGAGGATATCTCAGCCGATGGCGTTGGGGCTCCCATCTTCATTTTCCACAAGGATTACGAAACAATTCCGACTAATATAGTGCCAATGGATGCGCAAGCACTAGATGATTTCGTATCAAAGTTAATACATATGGCTGGAAAACACGTATCGGTTGCTGCTCCGATAGTTGATGCGCAATTACCAGATGGCTCCAGGATAGCCATAACATATAAGCAGGAGGTCTCGCCGGGCGGCAGCACATTCACCATAAGGAAGTTTAAGGCCACTCCAATAACGTTCACTCAATTAATACAGTCTCATAATATTTCGCCAGAGATAGCAGCTTACTTCTGGTTAATGCTTGATAACCATAAGTCATTCCTGGTTCTCGGAGTCACTGGAGCAGGTAAAACAACATTCCTGAACGCAATGGCTACCTTCCTACGGCCAAACCTAAAAATAATAACCGTGGAGGAGGTGCCCGAGGTTAGATTGCCTCACAAGAATTGGATAAGGCTAACGCCTCGTCTATCCTTTGGTCCAGAGAAAACCAATGAGGTCACCCTCTTCGATTTAGTTAAGGCAACGCTGAGAATGAGGCCGGATTACTTAATAGTAGGAGAGGTTAGGGGAGAGGAAACATATGTATTGTTCCAAGCAGTGAACACTGGTCACGGCGGCGTATCCACAATGCATGCCGAGGACTTTACAGCTGCAATAAATAGGTTGACTTCACCGCCAATGAATGTGCCGAAGGCATACATACCGGCAATGAATATATTCGTCATGGTTAGAAGAGTGAGAGTCGGCGAGCGCCTCACTAGGAGAGTCACGGAGGTTGGCGAGGTTCAGAGCGCTGATGAGGTTAGAACAGTGTTTAGGTGGGATCCAAAGAATGATGTTCACGTATTAAGCGGTCAAAGCTTCCTTTTACGGGAAATAGCGGAGACGACGGGTCAAGATGAGGAGGAACTAGAGGAGGAACTGCGGAGAAGAACGAGGGTGATTAATTGGATGGTTGAGAAGAACATGATGGACCTCCATGAAGTGGCCAGAATGATAGAGAGATACTATACTAAGCCGGAGAAGGTGTTGGCTGAGGTAGAGGGTATAGCTGAGGTAGAGACCACGTGA
- the rps14P gene encoding 30S ribosomal protein S14 (located in the peptidyl transferase center and involved in assembly of 30S ribosome subunit; similar to what is observed with proteins L31 and L33, some proteins in this family contain CXXC motifs that are involved in zinc binding; if two copies are present in a genome, then the duplicated copy appears to have lost the zinc-binding motif and is instead regulated by zinc; the archaeal forms appear to contain the zinc-binding motif) — MTNIKPPKQRKYGRATIRCMRCGTREAVIRKYGLMLCRRCFREVAPQLGFKKYY; from the coding sequence ATGACAAATATAAAGCCGCCGAAGCAACGGAAATATGGCAGGGCAACCATACGATGTATGAGGTGTGGCACGCGGGAGGCCGTTATTAGGAAGTATGGATTAATGCTATGCAGGAGATGCTTTAGGGAAGTAGCGCCTCAACTAGGCTTTAAGAAGTACTACTAG
- a CDS encoding Fe-S oxidoreductase: MGFKCLFCDKCCYFSGEEQCPIVFPDEAEKLRDLAAKVGASIKLKELRVNGARMYRWIIDGYCPFYDRDRRVCTIHNEKPLACRMYPLLYNPRTGEVIISRDCPWVNDNPTKLTLDNFINEAKAVEEVIWRIHKVKIELVKK; the protein is encoded by the coding sequence ATGGGGTTTAAATGCTTATTTTGTGATAAGTGTTGTTATTTTAGCGGCGAGGAGCAGTGTCCAATAGTGTTCCCCGATGAGGCTGAGAAACTGCGGGATTTAGCCGCTAAAGTAGGCGCATCAATTAAGCTTAAGGAGTTACGAGTTAATGGAGCCAGAATGTATAGATGGATAATAGATGGATACTGCCCCTTCTATGATAGGGATAGAAGGGTTTGCACAATACATAACGAGAAACCATTAGCGTGCAGAATGTACCCGCTCCTATATAATCCAAGAACCGGTGAAGTAATTATTTCCAGGGATTGCCCCTGGGTCAATGATAACCCCACTAAATTAACCCTTGATAACTTCATTAATGAAGCTAAGGCAGTGGAGGAGGTAATATGGAGAATACATAAAGTTAAGATAGAGCTCGTCAAGAAGTGA